In Musa acuminata AAA Group cultivar baxijiao chromosome BXJ2-3, Cavendish_Baxijiao_AAA, whole genome shotgun sequence, the following proteins share a genomic window:
- the LOC103977023 gene encoding F-box/kelch-repeat protein At3g61590 isoform X3, translating to MEGQTSWQFHPTSHHQSRVAEFEPIREDSDNHDQDALVSLDAILPDDLLEKVLSFLPIASIIRSSSVCKRCDDAVSGYVYDPSLRKWYGFDFPCIERSNWSVSASGGLVCLMDGENRSRIFVCNPITRDRKRLRDAPGGKTPDYTALAMSVDRSAHSYTVALAKCKQAPQDYCQWGLSIHVYESGTRSWATLFSEVLVGWRGGDECVICDGVLYYLIYSTGVLRNVEPRHCLAMYDLSARPSRTSLMQMAIPVPCSLTCGRLMNLKDRLVMVGGIGKHDRPGIIKGIGIWELHNRGWREVARMPQKFFQGFGEFDDVFASGGADDLIYIQSFGSPALLTFDVTQRVWRWSAKSPVSKRFPLQLFTGFCFEPRLAIAS from the exons ATGGAGGGTCAGACATCGTGGCAATTTCATCCTACTTCCCACCACCAGTCTCGGGTTGCGGAGTTTGAGCCGATCCGCGAGGACAGCGACAACCACGACCAAGACGCATTGGTTTCTTTGGACGCCATTCTGCCTGATGACCTCCTGGAGAAGGTCCTCTCCTTCTTGCCCATAGCGAGCATCATCCGGTCGAGCTCCGTCTGCAAACGATG CGACGACGCCGTGTCGGGCTACGTCTACGACCCGAGCCTCCGGAAGTGGTACGGCTTCGACTTCCCCTGCATCGAGAGGAGTAACTGGTCCGTCTCCGCCTCCGGCGGACTGGTCTGCTTGATGGACGGCGAGAACCGGAGCCGGATCTTCGTCTGCAACCCCATCACGCGAGACCGGAAGCGGCTGCGCGACGCCCCCGGCGGGAAGACCCCCGACTACACCGCGCTCGCCATGTCGGTGGACAGGAGCGCGCACAGCTACACCGTCGCCCTGGCGAAGTGCAAGCAGGCGCCCCAGGATTACTGTCAGTGGGGCTTGTCGATCCACGTTTACGAGTCGGGGACCCGATCATGGGCCACTCTCTTCAGTGAAGTCTTGGTGGGTTGGAGGGGAGGAGACGAGTGCGTGATCTGCGACGGAGTCCTGTACTACCTGATCTACTCCACCGGCGTGCTCAGGAACGTCGAACCGCGCCATTGCTTGGCCATGTATGACCTGTCAGCCAGACCTTCCCGCACATCCTTGATGCAAATGGCGATCCCGGTGCCATGTTCACTGACCTGCGGCAGACTGATGAACCTCAAAGACAGGCTAGTCATGGTCGGCGGGATCGGGAAGCACGACCGACCGGGCATCATCAAGGGGATCGGAATCTGGGAGCTTCACAACAGGGGATGGCGAGAGGTGGCTCGGATGCCGCAGAAGTTCTTCCAGGGGTTCGGCGAATTCGACGACGTCTTCGCGAGCGGCGGCGCCGACGATCTCATTTACATCCAGAGCTTCGGGTCACCGGCACTGCTGACCTTTGACGTGACTCAGAGGGTGTGGAGGTGGTCGGCGAAGAGCCCGGTGAGCAAGAGGTTTCCCCTGCAGCTCTTTACCGGCTTCTGCTTCGAGCCGAGGCTTGCGATCGCTTCCTGA
- the LOC103977023 gene encoding F-box/kelch-repeat protein At3g61590 isoform X1 — MEGQTSWQFHPTSHHQSRVAEFEPIREDSDNHDQDALVSLDAILPDDLLEKVLSFLPIASIIRSSSVCKRWYEAVHSGWHSWAEMSPQKPWYFMFTCSDDAVSGYVYDPSLRKWYGFDFPCIERSNWSVSASGGLVCLMDGENRSRIFVCNPITRDRKRLRDAPGGKTPDYTALAMSVDRSAHSYTVALAKCKQAPQDYCQWGLSIHVYESGTRSWATLFSEVLVGWRGGDECVICDGVLYYLIYSTGVLRNVEPRHCLAMYDLSARPSRTSLMQMAIPVPCSLTCGRLMNLKDRLVMVGGIGKHDRPGIIKGIGIWELHNRGWREVARMPQKFFQGFGEFDDVFASGGADDLIYIQSFGSPALLTFDVTQRVWRWSAKSPVSKRFPLQLFTGFCFEPRLAIAS, encoded by the coding sequence ATGGAGGGTCAGACATCGTGGCAATTTCATCCTACTTCCCACCACCAGTCTCGGGTTGCGGAGTTTGAGCCGATCCGCGAGGACAGCGACAACCACGACCAAGACGCATTGGTTTCTTTGGACGCCATTCTGCCTGATGACCTCCTGGAGAAGGTCCTCTCCTTCTTGCCCATAGCGAGCATCATCCGGTCGAGCTCCGTCTGCAAACGATGGTACGAAGCTGTGCATTCCGGGTGGCACTCATGGGCCGAGATGTCGCCTCAGAAGCCATGGTACTTCATGTTCACCTGCAGCGACGACGCCGTGTCGGGCTACGTCTACGACCCGAGCCTCCGGAAGTGGTACGGCTTCGACTTCCCCTGCATCGAGAGGAGTAACTGGTCCGTCTCCGCCTCCGGCGGACTGGTCTGCTTGATGGACGGCGAGAACCGGAGCCGGATCTTCGTCTGCAACCCCATCACGCGAGACCGGAAGCGGCTGCGCGACGCCCCCGGCGGGAAGACCCCCGACTACACCGCGCTCGCCATGTCGGTGGACAGGAGCGCGCACAGCTACACCGTCGCCCTGGCGAAGTGCAAGCAGGCGCCCCAGGATTACTGTCAGTGGGGCTTGTCGATCCACGTTTACGAGTCGGGGACCCGATCATGGGCCACTCTCTTCAGTGAAGTCTTGGTGGGTTGGAGGGGAGGAGACGAGTGCGTGATCTGCGACGGAGTCCTGTACTACCTGATCTACTCCACCGGCGTGCTCAGGAACGTCGAACCGCGCCATTGCTTGGCCATGTATGACCTGTCAGCCAGACCTTCCCGCACATCCTTGATGCAAATGGCGATCCCGGTGCCATGTTCACTGACCTGCGGCAGACTGATGAACCTCAAAGACAGGCTAGTCATGGTCGGCGGGATCGGGAAGCACGACCGACCGGGCATCATCAAGGGGATCGGAATCTGGGAGCTTCACAACAGGGGATGGCGAGAGGTGGCTCGGATGCCGCAGAAGTTCTTCCAGGGGTTCGGCGAATTCGACGACGTCTTCGCGAGCGGCGGCGCCGACGATCTCATTTACATCCAGAGCTTCGGGTCACCGGCACTGCTGACCTTTGACGTGACTCAGAGGGTGTGGAGGTGGTCGGCGAAGAGCCCGGTGAGCAAGAGGTTTCCCCTGCAGCTCTTTACCGGCTTCTGCTTCGAGCCGAGGCTTGCGATCGCTTCCTGA
- the LOC103977023 gene encoding F-box/kelch-repeat protein At3g61590 isoform X2 produces the protein MEGQTSWQFHPTSHHQSRVAEFEPIREDSDNHDQDALVSLDAILPDDLLEKVLSFLPIASIIRSSSVCKRWYEAVHSGWHSWAEMSPQKPWYFMFTCSDDAVSGYVYDPSLRKWYGFDFPCIERSNWSVSASGGLVCLMDGENRSRIFVCNPITRDRKRLRDAPGGKTPDYTALAMSVDRSAHSYTVALAKCKQAPQDYCQWGLSIHVYESGTRSWATLFSEVLVGWRGGDECVICDGVLYYLIYSTGVLRNVEPRHCLAMYDLSARPSRTSLMQMAIPVPCSLTCGRLMNLKDRLVMVGGIGKHDRPGIIKGIGIWELHNRGWREVARMPQKFFQGFGEFDDVFASGGADDLIYIQSFGSPALLTFDVTQRVWRWSAKSPNLS, from the exons ATGGAGGGTCAGACATCGTGGCAATTTCATCCTACTTCCCACCACCAGTCTCGGGTTGCGGAGTTTGAGCCGATCCGCGAGGACAGCGACAACCACGACCAAGACGCATTGGTTTCTTTGGACGCCATTCTGCCTGATGACCTCCTGGAGAAGGTCCTCTCCTTCTTGCCCATAGCGAGCATCATCCGGTCGAGCTCCGTCTGCAAACGATGGTACGAAGCTGTGCATTCCGGGTGGCACTCATGGGCCGAGATGTCGCCTCAGAAGCCATGGTACTTCATGTTCACCTGCAGCGACGACGCCGTGTCGGGCTACGTCTACGACCCGAGCCTCCGGAAGTGGTACGGCTTCGACTTCCCCTGCATCGAGAGGAGTAACTGGTCCGTCTCCGCCTCCGGCGGACTGGTCTGCTTGATGGACGGCGAGAACCGGAGCCGGATCTTCGTCTGCAACCCCATCACGCGAGACCGGAAGCGGCTGCGCGACGCCCCCGGCGGGAAGACCCCCGACTACACCGCGCTCGCCATGTCGGTGGACAGGAGCGCGCACAGCTACACCGTCGCCCTGGCGAAGTGCAAGCAGGCGCCCCAGGATTACTGTCAGTGGGGCTTGTCGATCCACGTTTACGAGTCGGGGACCCGATCATGGGCCACTCTCTTCAGTGAAGTCTTGGTGGGTTGGAGGGGAGGAGACGAGTGCGTGATCTGCGACGGAGTCCTGTACTACCTGATCTACTCCACCGGCGTGCTCAGGAACGTCGAACCGCGCCATTGCTTGGCCATGTATGACCTGTCAGCCAGACCTTCCCGCACATCCTTGATGCAAATGGCGATCCCGGTGCCATGTTCACTGACCTGCGGCAGACTGATGAACCTCAAAGACAGGCTAGTCATGGTCGGCGGGATCGGGAAGCACGACCGACCGGGCATCATCAAGGGGATCGGAATCTGGGAGCTTCACAACAGGGGATGGCGAGAGGTGGCTCGGATGCCGCAGAAGTTCTTCCAGGGGTTCGGCGAATTCGACGACGTCTTCGCGAGCGGCGGCGCCGACGATCTCATTTACATCCAGAGCTTCGGGTCACCGGCACTGCTGACCTTTGACGTGACTCAGAGGGTGTGGAGGTGGTCGGCGAAGAGCCCG AATTTATCCTAG